Part of the Rhodococcus sp. OK302 genome is shown below.
ATCTCTCTGCTCGGCAGTGCGGTAGTAATCGGAGATTGCGGGCCGATCAGGCGTTGGGACGGCGACGAGAAGGCGGAATGGCTACTGACCCCGCCGTCCAATTGAATGAGGAGAGTCCGGAACATGACAACACCGGACGTCGTTGACTAGTCGCGCGCCGAGCCGCGGGACACGGACACGTCATGTCCCGGACTGCATTTCGATCGACATTCGGTCCGAAACAGAAGCGTGCGCCACATCTACCTGGGCCTTCTATACCGACACCGATTCCACCCCGAAACTCGACGGCATCGGACGATACGTTGACACATTTCGCTTCGAAAGTGGCCGGTGGAAGCTGGCCCGCCGGAAAATCTTCCGGGGCTGACTACTACCAGGCGAAGGAGCGGCCCGTCGCGCGGCCGATGAGGCCGTCAGCTATTTTTCACCTCCGCCGCCCGGCGGGGATATCCTGGAACACACGCCGAGAAGTGACGTGCACGGTGCCCCTTCATACCGTGACGCGGATCCGTTCGTGGCATTCTCGGTGCCCAAGTGCCGACTCAATGCGACTGCACCGGATCGAAGCTACTGATGGCCGATACTGATCCACCCCCGACACGGCGTGATGCAGTGACTGCAGATCTGACCGAAGCCGGATTCGAAGACGCAACTGAGATCGGGCGGGGCGGCTTCGGTGTCGTCTATCGGTGCCGTCAGCGATCCTTGGAGCGCACGGTCGCTGTAAAGGTATTGACCGGCGAATTCGACCGGGAAAACGTCGCACGATTCCTCAAAGAACAGCGCGCGATGGGCAGGTTGACGGGACATCCGAACATTGTCAATGTTCTCCAGGTCGGCACCACAACCAGTGGCCAGCCTTACATCGTGATGCCGTACCACCCCCTGGATTCGCTGCAGGCCCAGATTCGCCACAGCGGTCGCCTCGAGTGCGAGGCGGCGCTGCGACTGGGTGTCAAAGTGGCCGGCGCCCTCGAAACCGCGCATCGTCTGGGCATCGTCCATCGGGACGTGAAGCCCGCGAACATCCTGTTGACGGATTACGGCGAACCGGAGCTTGCCGACTTCGGAATCGCGCACGTTGCCACGGAATTCGACACCGCAACCGGAACTATCGCCGGTTCTCCCGCTTTCACAGCGCCAGAGGTAGTGAAGGGACAACAGCCTGGTCCGGCCGCCGACATCTTCGGGCTCGCCGCGACACTGTTGTGCGCCGTCACCGGCCGACTCGTTCCGGATCTACGCGAGCAGGAGATACAACCCGATGTTCGCGCCCTTCTCGAACGAGCAATGTCCGTCGATCCTGGCGATCGTCCGTCGACGGCGGTCGAGTTCGGTGAAGAACTCCAGAACATCCAGCGCAGTCACGGTTGGCCAATTGACGAGATGGCCTTGAACGCCGAACGCTCGGAATTGCCCCCTCAGCCCAACCACTCCCGTTCTGCGGACAATTCCACCCGCGACGCCACCCCGTCGCCGACTCGCGCGGAGAGAGGCAGAACTACCCAGGACCACGTCGGGAATCTGCCACTGGAGCTGACCAGCTTTGTCGGTCGACGCCGAGAGCTGACAGAGACGAAGAAGGTGCTGTCGGCATCGCGGTTGGTGACACTCACCGGCGTCGGCGGTGTTGGCAAGACCAGGCTTGCACTACACGTAGCCCGACAATCGCGAAACGCATTTCCCGACGGAGTCTGGTTGGTCGAGTTGGGTGAGCTCCGTGACGAATCCCTTGTTGTCGACGAAGTGGCGACAACCCTCGGACTGCGTAACTGGTCTGCGCGACCTGTGCTGGACAATCTGATCGATCACCTCAGTTCTTCTCGGATGCTGCTGGTGCTCGATAACTGCGAACAGCTACTTGATCCCATCGCTGGGCTCACCGAATCAATTCTGCGCACCTGTCCCGAGGTACGGATCCTTGCCACGAGTCGGGAACCTCTGGGAATCGGTGGGGAAACCGTGATTCGCGTCCCGCCGTTGACTGTGCCCGATCCGGATCAGCTCCCGTCGATACGCGGCTTATCGGGCTACGACGCGGTGACCCTGTTCGCCGAACGCGCCGGCGCCGCCGTCCCGACTTTCGAGATCACCGAGGACAACCGAGTCTCACTGGCTCAGATCTGCCAGCGACTCGACGGTCTGCCGCTGCCGATCGAATTAGCCGCGGCACGATTGCGTGCGATGTCGACCACTCAGATCCTCGAGCGCCTCACCGACAAGTTTCAGCTCCTGACCGGGGGTAGTCGCGGTGCACCGTCGCGTCAGCAAACGCTGCGATTGTGCATGGACTGGAGCCACGAACTGTGTACGCCGCTCGAACAGAAGTTGTGGGCCCGGTTGTCGGTATTCGCGGGCGGCTTCGAATTGGATGCGGTGGAAGCTGTGTGCGCATTCGACCTCGGCGCGGGCGAAGTGCTGGATGGATTGGCATCATTGGTGGACAAGTCGATTCTCACTCGGGAAGAGCCGACATCCGTTGTTCGATACCGACTTCTCGAAACGCTGCGAGAGTACGGCTGGGAAAAGCTGCACGAGACCGGAGAGGGTCGGGAACTGCGCCGTCGCCATCGGGATTGGTTCGAACAGCTCGCCGTGCGCGCTGCGACGGAGTGGATCAGCTCGCGCCAACTCGAATGGATTACACGACTGAGTCATGAGCAGCCGAATATTCATGAGGCACTGGAGTTTTGCGTCTCCGAAGACGCTTCGACCGAGACAGAATCCGGATTCCGCCTCGCGAACGCGATGTTTCCGTTCTGGTTCTCCCGCGGCACGTACAGCGAAGCTCGGCATTGGTTCGACCGTGTCCTGGCGTGGGCGTCT
Proteins encoded:
- a CDS encoding protein kinase domain-containing protein — its product is MTADLTEAGFEDATEIGRGGFGVVYRCRQRSLERTVAVKVLTGEFDRENVARFLKEQRAMGRLTGHPNIVNVLQVGTTTSGQPYIVMPYHPLDSLQAQIRHSGRLECEAALRLGVKVAGALETAHRLGIVHRDVKPANILLTDYGEPELADFGIAHVATEFDTATGTIAGSPAFTAPEVVKGQQPGPAADIFGLAATLLCAVTGRLVPDLREQEIQPDVRALLERAMSVDPGDRPSTAVEFGEELQNIQRSHGWPIDEMALNAERSELPPQPNHSRSADNSTRDATPSPTRAERGRTTQDHVGNLPLELTSFVGRRRELTETKKVLSASRLVTLTGVGGVGKTRLALHVARQSRNAFPDGVWLVELGELRDESLVVDEVATTLGLRNWSARPVLDNLIDHLSSSRMLLVLDNCEQLLDPIAGLTESILRTCPEVRILATSREPLGIGGETVIRVPPLTVPDPDQLPSIRGLSGYDAVTLFAERAGAAVPTFEITEDNRVSLAQICQRLDGLPLPIELAAARLRAMSTTQILERLTDKFQLLTGGSRGAPSRQQTLRLCMDWSHELCTPLEQKLWARLSVFAGGFELDAVEAVCAFDLGAGEVLDGLASLVDKSILTREEPTSVVRYRLLETLREYGWEKLHETGEGRELRRRHRDWFEQLAVRAATEWISSRQLEWITRLSHEQPNIHEALEFCVSEDASTETESGFRLANAMFPFWFSRGTYSEARHWFDRVLAWASTLPTVDRLSVVYAQCLLLSIQGDTSAGRALVEQARTIADELGSPVADGLIAHADGVLALFGADLPRAIETIERAVAAFRHEDNRLRRVLALNQLGMAYDSIGDPAHAIACYDESLSITGPLGESLYRGRASSNLGLALWKQCQQGKDADCSRAEPLLKQGLRLARHVDDPLGSAWCLEILAWIAAGDGRYRHAAELMGAADAQWYEIGSPAIRFLGLTNDHAECERRTRDGLGQRAFETEFRKGKAMRFAQAAAIALGENPQVAKPSGRDVTSLTKREREVAELVAEGLTNKAIAAKLVISQRTAQGHVEHILTKLGFNSRTQIAGWVVERAHEVT
- a CDS encoding nuclear transport factor 2 family protein; this encodes MTSRAPSRGTRTRHVPDCISIDIRSETEACATSTWAFYTDTDSTPKLDGIGRYVDTFRFESGRWKLARRKIFRG